A window from Candidatus Hydrogenedens sp. encodes these proteins:
- the mtaB gene encoding tRNA (N(6)-L-threonylcarbamoyladenosine(37)-C(2))-methylthiotransferase MtaB, translating to MKHIHIHTLGCRLNQAESDAMLQKLYELGYEIASKDSPADLCIIHTCAVTHEAEVKCRKVIRHTIRQNPNVEIVVIGCYVEKDIETLKEIPGIDLIVDNKRKMDWFPYIKGEKRKTPYLLTGTTWELTALNGLLTKPITIPGFHRANIKIQEGCDCYCSYCIIPYLRGPSRSRNMQEILQEINWRIEAGVKEIVLTGVNIGNYNFEGKNLINLLDAIYKQFGNQARIRLSSIEITSLNEEFLIRMKDNQFPLVPYLHIPLQSGSNTILKKMNRRYIRETYQDFIQKAIETVPNIGISSDVLVGFPGETISLFEETLHFLEQLPIFFLHIFPYSPREGTPSYSFPEQVANSEIDRRVDLLIELSKRKRNLFYRKSQNTERTVLFEEKVNNCWQGYTDNYIRVTVKSSDCLENKLCNVRLDDIFVEHMNGTVINIIR from the coding sequence ATGAAACATATTCATATTCACACGCTCGGATGTCGTTTAAATCAGGCAGAATCCGATGCAATGCTCCAAAAACTTTATGAATTAGGCTACGAAATTGCATCCAAAGACTCTCCAGCCGACCTTTGTATTATCCATACCTGTGCAGTAACCCATGAGGCGGAAGTAAAATGCAGGAAAGTCATTCGCCATACAATTCGACAAAATCCCAATGTAGAAATCGTTGTTATTGGGTGCTATGTTGAAAAAGATATAGAAACATTGAAAGAAATCCCGGGCATAGACCTGATTGTAGATAATAAACGAAAAATGGATTGGTTCCCTTATATAAAAGGAGAAAAGCGAAAAACCCCTTACCTTTTAACAGGGACAACATGGGAACTGACCGCATTGAATGGCTTGCTTACAAAACCCATTACTATACCAGGCTTTCACCGAGCAAACATTAAAATACAGGAAGGATGTGATTGCTACTGCTCTTATTGTATTATTCCTTACCTCCGCGGACCTTCCCGTTCACGAAATATGCAAGAAATTTTACAGGAAATAAATTGGCGTATTGAAGCAGGAGTAAAAGAAATTGTATTAACAGGGGTCAATATAGGGAATTACAATTTTGAGGGGAAAAACCTGATTAACCTCTTAGATGCAATTTATAAACAGTTCGGAAATCAAGCACGGATTCGATTAAGTTCTATTGAGATTACCTCGTTAAATGAAGAATTCCTTATCCGAATGAAGGATAATCAGTTTCCATTGGTTCCCTACCTCCATATACCTCTACAATCCGGTTCAAATACCATATTAAAAAAAATGAATCGCCGATATATTCGTGAAACCTATCAAGATTTTATCCAGAAGGCAATAGAAACTGTGCCGAATATCGGAATTAGTTCTGATGTTCTTGTGGGCTTCCCAGGTGAGACAATATCGTTATTTGAGGAAACATTACATTTTCTTGAACAGTTACCGATATTTTTTCTACATATTTTTCCATACTCGCCCAGAGAAGGAACCCCTTCCTATTCTTTTCCTGAGCAAGTCGCAAATTCGGAAATTGACCGCCGTGTAGATTTGTTAATTGAATTAAGTAAAAGAAAACGAAATCTGTTTTACAGAAAATCCCAAAATACCGAGAGAACAGTTTTATTTGAAGAAAAAGTCAACAACTGTTGGCAGGGATATACAGATAATTATATTCGTGTTACTGTAAAAAGTTCGGATTGTTTAGAAAACAAATTATGTAATGTCCGATTGGACGATATTTTTGTAGAACATATGAATGGCACGGTTATAAATATCATTAGATAG
- the larE gene encoding ATP-dependent sacrificial sulfur transferase LarE codes for MSSLREQALHKELKLKKYLQNFTSLVIAYSGGVDSTYLSAVAHEILGNRCVLLIADTPSMPRDELKEALELAKQQQWNISIIYPNEFKDERFLKNDPYRCYYCKSELFKTMMEFAKQNNFQAIACGENADDLLDTTRSGKLAMQKFGVITPLSEIGMTKQEIRILSELRQLPTADKPSFACLSSRIPTGTPITIEDLKRIENAEKILKSLGFKQYRVRNHQNLARIEVELQDLPRLISEPIREKVLQELQKLGYRFVTVDIAGYRTGSTAS; via the coding sequence ATGTCATCATTAAGAGAACAAGCACTCCATAAAGAATTGAAACTTAAAAAATACCTGCAAAATTTCACATCACTTGTAATTGCGTATTCCGGTGGTGTGGATTCGACCTACCTTTCCGCAGTCGCTCATGAAATATTGGGCAATCGCTGCGTCCTGCTTATTGCAGATACCCCCAGCATGCCTCGAGACGAGTTAAAAGAAGCCCTTGAATTAGCAAAACAACAACAGTGGAATATATCCATAATATATCCCAATGAGTTCAAAGATGAACGATTCTTAAAGAATGACCCCTATCGTTGCTACTATTGCAAAAGTGAACTCTTTAAAACCATGATGGAGTTTGCAAAACAGAATAATTTCCAGGCAATTGCCTGTGGCGAAAATGCAGATGATTTATTGGACACAACACGAAGCGGAAAGTTAGCCATGCAAAAATTCGGCGTAATTACTCCCCTATCGGAAATAGGTATGACAAAACAGGAAATTCGTATTCTTAGTGAACTGCGACAATTACCCACTGCTGACAAACCCAGTTTTGCCTGCTTATCATCTCGAATCCCTACAGGTACACCGATTACTATCGAAGACCTGAAACGAATAGAAAATGCAGAAAAAATATTAAAGTCATTAGGATTCAAACAATATCGCGTTCGTAATCATCAAAATCTTGCACGCATTGAAGTAGAATTACAAGACTTACCTCGACTAATTTCCGAACCTATCCGAGAGAAAGTCCTTCAAGAATTACAAAAATTAGGCTATCGTTTTGTTACTGTGGACATAGCAGGTTATCGCACAGGAAGCACCGCAAGTTAA